In Ferviditalea candida, a single genomic region encodes these proteins:
- a CDS encoding twin-arginine translocase TatA/TatE family subunit has translation MLSNIGVPGLILIFAVILLLFGPSKLPQIGRAFGQTITEFKSSTKNALNKDEPEVIDVKNEKQV, from the coding sequence ATGCTAAGCAACATCGGAGTGCCCGGGTTGATCCTTATTTTTGCCGTTATTTTATTGTTGTTCGGTCCGTCAAAACTTCCGCAAATTGGCAGAGCGTTCGGCCAGACGATTACTGAATTTAAAAGCTCGACGAAAAATGCGCTGAATAAGGATGAGCCTGAAGTCATTGATGTAAAGAA